The Pseudoalteromonas translucida KMM 520 genome has a window encoding:
- a CDS encoding rod shape-determining protein yields MFKKLRGIFSNDLSIDLGTANTLIYVKEEGIVLNEPSVVAIRQERAGGPKSVASVGTEAKQMLGRTPGNIKAIRPMKDGVIADFYVTEKMLQHFIKQVHNNNFMRPSPRVLICVPCGATQVEKRAIRESAMGAGAREVYLIEEPMAAAIGAGLPVSEATGSMVVDIGGGTTEVAIISLNGVVYSSSVRIGGDKFDEAIINYVRRNFGSLIGEATAENIKHQIGSAFKTDEPIEIEVRGRNLAEGVPRSFILNSHEILEALQEPLMGIVSAVMVALEQSPPELASDISAHGMVLTGGGALLKDLDRLLMEETGIPVVVADDPLTCVARGGGKALEMIDVHGGDVFSYD; encoded by the coding sequence ATGTTTAAAAAACTCCGTGGTATTTTTTCAAACGATCTATCGATCGACTTGGGTACAGCCAATACCCTCATTTATGTAAAAGAAGAAGGCATAGTACTTAACGAACCATCAGTGGTTGCTATTCGTCAAGAGCGTGCTGGTGGACCTAAAAGCGTTGCTTCAGTAGGTACTGAGGCAAAGCAAATGTTAGGCCGTACGCCTGGTAATATTAAAGCTATTCGACCAATGAAAGACGGCGTAATTGCCGATTTTTATGTTACCGAAAAAATGTTACAGCATTTTATTAAGCAAGTGCATAACAATAACTTTATGCGTCCAAGTCCACGTGTACTTATATGTGTACCTTGTGGTGCAACCCAAGTAGAAAAACGTGCAATACGTGAATCTGCAATGGGAGCGGGTGCTCGCGAAGTGTATTTAATTGAAGAGCCAATGGCTGCGGCAATTGGTGCAGGTTTACCGGTATCAGAAGCCACAGGCTCTATGGTTGTTGATATTGGTGGTGGTACTACCGAAGTGGCTATTATTTCGTTAAACGGCGTAGTTTACTCATCGTCAGTACGTATTGGTGGCGATAAGTTTGACGAAGCAATTATTAATTATGTGCGTCGTAACTTTGGTAGCTTAATAGGCGAAGCGACTGCTGAGAATATTAAGCATCAAATTGGCTCTGCTTTTAAAACCGATGAACCAATCGAAATTGAAGTGCGTGGCCGTAATTTAGCCGAAGGCGTACCGCGCTCATTTATATTAAACTCGCACGAAATTCTTGAAGCGCTACAAGAGCCACTAATGGGAATTGTAAGTGCTGTAATGGTTGCCCTTGAGCAGTCGCCGCCAGAGCTAGCGTCGGATATTTCAGCGCACGGCATGGTGTTAACCGGTGGTGGTGCATTACTAAAAGATTTAGATCGTTTATTAATGGAAGAAACAGGCAT
- a CDS encoding type II secretion system protein, protein MPALKHKGFTLIELIVGIVMFAIALSIITALIAPQAQKSAEPIVALRASEFGQSLMNEIQSKSFDEHSDRSAPFRRCGETTLGAEPCTVAADFGPDNSETRTSYNDVDDYIALTGQPITNSLGILLPQYSGFSLVVKVQYDSDFNDATSNDGTTFKRITIEVTSPLGEVYGFSAYKGNY, encoded by the coding sequence ATGCCTGCCCTTAAACATAAAGGCTTTACCTTAATAGAGTTAATTGTTGGTATTGTGATGTTTGCAATTGCGCTGAGTATTATTACTGCGCTTATTGCACCTCAAGCTCAAAAAAGTGCTGAGCCTATTGTGGCATTACGTGCTTCGGAGTTTGGGCAATCACTCATGAACGAAATTCAAAGCAAATCGTTTGATGAGCATAGCGATAGAAGCGCTCCTTTTAGGCGTTGCGGCGAAACAACCTTAGGTGCAGAGCCCTGTACCGTAGCGGCAGACTTTGGACCAGATAATTCAGAAACACGTACCAGTTATAACGATGTTGACGACTATATAGCACTTACGGGGCAGCCAATAACCAATAGTTTAGGTATTTTATTACCGCAATATAGTGGCTTTAGCTTGGTTGTTAAAGTGCAGTACGACAGTGATTTTAATGATGCCACTAGTAATGATGGCACCACTTTTAAGCGCATTACTATAGAGGTTACTTCACCTCTGGGTGAGGTATACGGCTTTAGTGCTTATAAAGGGAATTATTAA
- a CDS encoding type II secretion system protein, with translation MHNITRQYAFTLIELLLVMVILGILAVSAFSFIGAGVSIYAQGVERQEAVAQARFLITRISKELRHATPNSLRLSCDNDSKGACNTHQCLEFTPFLSATHYTNYLPTTAPFNITAVDFELNNLTKPQAGNWAAVYPLNSDDIYNENNHKRLQVLAFDNTAGNAIDQWQFSKAFAAESPSKRLYLLAEPVSFCVEGQFLYRYTNYAFNSTQSDAPSLQVTSGVKRDLLGLYIANNLASNLFFTIEPVALQRNAVLNVNAQMRFNETEVMNFNHEVHVPNVP, from the coding sequence ATGCATAACATAACGCGACAATACGCATTTACCTTAATTGAGCTATTACTAGTAATGGTTATTTTAGGTATTTTAGCCGTTAGTGCATTTTCGTTTATTGGCGCAGGTGTAAGTATTTACGCTCAAGGCGTGGAGCGTCAAGAAGCAGTAGCGCAAGCGCGGTTTTTAATAACACGTATTAGTAAAGAGCTACGCCATGCAACACCTAATTCACTTAGATTAAGCTGTGATAACGACAGTAAAGGGGCGTGCAATACTCATCAGTGCCTTGAGTTTACCCCTTTTTTATCAGCTACTCATTATACAAATTATTTACCGACCACAGCCCCGTTTAATATTACCGCAGTTGATTTTGAGCTTAATAACTTAACTAAACCACAAGCGGGTAACTGGGCAGCAGTTTATCCATTAAATAGCGATGATATATATAACGAAAATAATCATAAACGCTTACAAGTTTTAGCATTTGATAACACGGCAGGAAATGCTATTGATCAGTGGCAATTTAGTAAAGCATTTGCAGCAGAATCACCCAGTAAACGATTATATTTATTAGCTGAGCCAGTTAGTTTTTGTGTAGAAGGACAGTTTTTATATCGTTATACAAATTATGCTTTTAATAGCACTCAGTCAGATGCGCCTAGCTTACAAGTAACCTCGGGTGTTAAGCGTGATTTGTTAGGGCTTTATATTGCAAATAACCTAGCAAGTAACTTATTTTTTACCATAGAGCCGGTGGCCTTACAGCGAAATGCTGTACTTAATGTTAATGCACAAATGCGCTTTAACGAAACCGAAGTAATGAACTTTAACCATGAGGTGCACGTGCCAAATGTACCTTAA
- a CDS encoding prepilin-type N-terminal cleavage/methylation domain-containing protein, translating into MISSGKQRGFTLVELIITLIILGILSVTAVPKFLGSSTEDAYSYRDRTLNALRTVQLRAMQNTATTSCHKLYITSRLIAGPTPDTCSGGADINNSEHLVIQINSQRSDITFNALDSNGNVFTQVNFDPLGRVDQNCTTQCRIDIGLAAVCISGEGLIYACP; encoded by the coding sequence ATGATCAGCAGTGGTAAGCAGCGCGGTTTTACCCTCGTTGAATTAATTATTACTTTAATTATTTTGGGAATACTGTCGGTAACGGCAGTTCCCAAATTTTTAGGTAGTTCAACCGAGGATGCGTACTCGTATAGGGACCGCACATTAAATGCACTGCGAACAGTGCAGTTACGTGCCATGCAAAATACGGCGACCACAAGCTGTCATAAGCTTTACATTACAAGTAGGTTAATTGCAGGACCAACCCCTGATACCTGCTCAGGAGGGGCCGATATAAACAATAGTGAGCACTTAGTAATACAAATTAATAGCCAAAGAAGTGATATTACCTTTAACGCATTAGACAGTAACGGTAATGTGTTTACCCAAGTTAACTTTGATCCCCTTGGTAGGGTTGATCAAAACTGCACAACGCAATGTCGAATAGATATAGGGTTAGCCGCGGTATGCATTAGCGGTGAAGGGCTTATTTATGCCTGCCCTTAA
- a CDS encoding SUMF1/EgtB/PvdO family nonheme iron enzyme — translation MRITPLSLLISASLLASSAFAQDTATVTGIESEISTKQIDYDKSTTILDKHLKEESQLQTQLQLLRSRSTELDKEKNQALDAMNEMYRRLIDDPSIDITAAQARYQKAVVDHKQNKDDISMQLAAIASHRKDIEQIRVAKHTLLNTLESLKEQLTTARVERLRNEFTREGTLEVNHTINCKRTETLAACEQRGQQMGLQKATKRFVDQIFANLTEERLVEPKRNLAGAQVQILSSHVVKSAFSGQGNYNVNLSVTMRGEVNSSRLCNLLSIDNRYCSEYGTPMAATYQPTYSTTFSDSQLTFSKHADNSNVSAARLNEQPVRDYAVKPTVTNSSVIANSDKNQPIELTLRSNVYDDEVFIDGVSFGSTRLVTRLPRGVHNIEVRKLGYKPYQVRVDLNKAQTVHANLVKKPESIAAPTYTREQPEQTTRKVSDNISVLSANVKTSVVVIPAGKFNMGDINGNGLANERPVIEKVIANSFAMQSKEVTVGEYEQFAANTGYKTQAEQGKGCAYYLNGEPVWEANLNWRNPGFEQTSDFPAVCLTYSDAKAYADWLSGQTGQQFRLPNEVEWEYAARAGSQTEYPWGNDIGKNLANCGWCGSQWSNKSAAPVGSFSPNAFGLYDTVGNVWEWTNKNSGESDVAVRGGAWNFAPSLARASTRLILAPDFRSNYIGFRLVRER, via the coding sequence ATGCGAATTACTCCTTTATCTCTGTTAATTTCAGCTAGTTTGTTGGCTAGTAGTGCATTTGCACAAGACACAGCAACAGTAACTGGAATTGAATCTGAGATTAGTACAAAACAGATCGACTATGACAAATCTACAACAATACTTGATAAACATTTAAAAGAAGAAAGCCAGCTGCAAACCCAGTTGCAACTTTTACGTTCACGTTCAACCGAGTTAGATAAAGAAAAAAACCAAGCACTCGACGCGATGAACGAAATGTACCGTCGTTTAATTGATGATCCTAGTATTGATATAACCGCTGCTCAGGCGCGTTATCAAAAAGCGGTGGTCGATCACAAGCAAAATAAAGATGATATTTCTATGCAGTTGGCGGCAATTGCATCCCACCGTAAAGATATTGAGCAAATTCGTGTTGCTAAACACACGCTTTTAAACACTTTAGAGAGCTTAAAAGAGCAGTTAACTACCGCCCGAGTAGAGCGTTTACGTAACGAGTTTACCCGCGAAGGCACGTTAGAGGTTAATCACACAATTAATTGTAAACGTACCGAAACACTTGCAGCGTGTGAGCAACGCGGACAGCAAATGGGGCTACAAAAAGCGACTAAGCGTTTTGTTGACCAAATATTTGCCAACTTAACCGAAGAGCGTTTAGTTGAACCTAAACGTAATTTGGCCGGTGCTCAGGTACAAATTTTAAGTAGTCATGTAGTAAAAAGTGCATTTAGTGGCCAAGGCAATTATAACGTTAATTTAAGCGTTACTATGCGTGGTGAAGTTAACAGTAGTCGCTTATGTAACTTATTAAGTATTGATAACCGTTACTGCTCTGAGTACGGCACGCCAATGGCGGCAACATATCAGCCAACTTACAGCACAACCTTTTCAGATAGTCAGTTAACATTCAGTAAGCACGCGGATAATAGCAACGTTTCGGCGGCTCGTTTAAACGAGCAACCAGTGCGTGATTATGCAGTAAAGCCTACGGTAACAAACAGCTCGGTTATTGCTAATAGCGATAAGAACCAGCCGATAGAATTAACGCTACGCTCAAACGTATACGACGACGAGGTGTTTATTGATGGGGTTAGCTTTGGCTCAACCCGCTTAGTAACTCGCTTACCTCGAGGTGTGCACAATATTGAAGTGCGCAAGCTTGGTTATAAGCCTTATCAGGTACGTGTTGATTTAAATAAAGCACAAACTGTGCATGCCAATTTAGTAAAAAAGCCAGAGTCGATTGCTGCACCGACATACACGCGTGAGCAACCAGAGCAAACAACTCGTAAAGTAAGTGACAACATTAGCGTATTAAGCGCTAATGTAAAAACTTCGGTGGTTGTTATTCCGGCAGGTAAATTTAACATGGGCGATATTAATGGCAATGGTTTAGCCAATGAGCGCCCGGTTATTGAAAAAGTAATTGCCAACTCTTTTGCAATGCAAAGCAAAGAAGTGACAGTAGGTGAGTATGAGCAGTTTGCTGCTAATACAGGCTACAAAACACAAGCTGAGCAAGGCAAAGGCTGCGCCTATTATTTAAATGGCGAACCCGTTTGGGAAGCTAATTTAAATTGGCGTAATCCTGGGTTTGAGCAAACAAGTGATTTTCCGGCTGTTTGTTTAACTTATAGCGACGCTAAAGCGTATGCTGATTGGTTGTCAGGGCAAACAGGTCAACAGTTTCGTTTACCCAATGAGGTTGAGTGGGAATACGCTGCACGCGCAGGTAGTCAAACAGAATACCCTTGGGGTAACGATATTGGTAAAAATTTAGCGAATTGTGGCTGGTGTGGTAGTCAATGGTCAAACAAGAGTGCTGCACCGGTAGGATCGTTTTCTCCTAATGCATTTGGTTTATACGATACCGTAGGCAATGTATGGGAATGGACTAACAAAAACTCGGGTGAGTCGGATGTTGCAGTTAGAGGTGGAGCGTGGAATTTTGCGCCTAGCCTTGCACGTGCCTCAACACGATTAATATTAGCACCCGATTTTAGATCTAATTACATAGGTTTTCGCTTAGTGCGCGAACGATAA
- a CDS encoding prepilin-type N-terminal cleavage/methylation domain-containing protein, which produces MKTQSLKNQPLNKQAGFTLVELIIVIVILGILAVVAAPRFLNLQGDANASTLEGLQGSIRSGMNIVNGKSIIASDQKEAIGIVAVDTGNVATVYGYPAATQAAFEAFLDVKFATDNTADFNLDDSAGDGTLIIYPNSYVKTDDCRIDYKQATAAATTTAPIKTVVTAPVVTLVTDGC; this is translated from the coding sequence ATGAAAACACAATCATTAAAAAATCAACCTTTGAATAAGCAAGCAGGTTTTACGCTTGTTGAGTTAATTATTGTTATTGTTATTTTAGGTATTTTAGCAGTAGTAGCAGCACCGCGCTTTTTAAACCTGCAAGGTGATGCGAACGCATCTACGCTGGAAGGACTACAGGGATCAATTCGCAGTGGTATGAATATAGTTAATGGTAAGTCGATTATTGCCAGTGACCAAAAAGAAGCTATAGGAATTGTTGCAGTAGATACTGGAAATGTAGCTACTGTGTACGGCTACCCTGCAGCGACACAAGCAGCGTTTGAAGCATTTTTAGATGTGAAATTTGCAACAGATAATACTGCTGATTTTAATCTTGATGATTCAGCAGGGGATGGCACATTAATTATTTATCCAAATAGTTATGTAAAAACTGACGACTGTCGTATTGATTATAAACAAGCAACAGCAGCAGCGACAACAACAGCACCAATTAAAACAGTTGTTACAGCGCCTGTAGTTACTTTAGTGACAGATGGCTGTTAA
- a CDS encoding pilus assembly FimT family protein, whose product MKTIITRSTGFSLFELIIVVVLLAVILSFAIPKYIDIKNQAHSANVDAVATSFMSAVGLVRGQWELNRRPKGLLNKTFVNYGGVIVGVDGLMGTPTSDETEKWDTRAHATNAIKCRQVLNVILQNAPSSTLNTEELSLKEVSFLVRYNAANTQCIYYSTHTLSSQNIPINGAIASATVGFSYLPKTGKVHIFKN is encoded by the coding sequence GTGAAGACAATAATTACTCGCTCAACAGGCTTTAGTTTATTTGAGTTGATAATTGTTGTGGTGTTACTGGCTGTAATTTTAAGTTTTGCTATACCTAAGTATATAGATATTAAAAATCAGGCACATAGTGCAAATGTTGATGCAGTAGCTACAAGCTTTATGTCGGCGGTAGGTTTGGTACGCGGGCAATGGGAATTGAATAGGCGACCCAAGGGGTTATTAAATAAAACGTTTGTTAATTATGGAGGAGTAATTGTTGGTGTCGATGGATTGATGGGGACACCAACAAGTGATGAAACAGAAAAATGGGATACTCGGGCACACGCTACTAATGCAATTAAATGTCGTCAGGTGTTAAATGTAATTTTACAAAATGCACCCAGCAGCACGCTAAATACTGAGGAGTTAAGTTTAAAAGAGGTTAGTTTTTTAGTTAGATATAACGCAGCTAATACGCAATGTATCTATTATTCAACGCACACTCTTAGCTCTCAAAACATACCTATAAATGGTGCAATAGCATCAGCAACAGTGGGTTTTTCGTACTTACCTAAAACAGGCAAAGTACATATATTTAAAAATTAA
- a CDS encoding H-type lectin domain-containing protein: protein MIKNTLVLICLAALLFSNNANAAAPKIEGRFIELQNTYTSPVWTKINFQQQYITPPAVFMLSTNQGGNPAIIRVKNITTTGFEALPLEPSGEDGAHINMGAHYLAVEYGVHEFPDGTIMEVGSTDLHLEVQYGAKSGFSPFTPKGYKSLAFAHSFTQRPNLFHSLQTLNSLDSNPPAQALVPFLTIAIETASLSASGVNIALEASETAFGIIKSEKVAYLAVEPGASRSFTDDNDVEVIWESFFTGFAVSGWNDGCNYFNFTNRYSQSPLVVASKNSRVGDDGGWLRSCNLKAKRVGLVVDEDRDGDNERSHPKEEVSILAMTSSFVSSGEILSCDTLFPGALSTYNDGLVQLVQGVKVTDNNAQFITTTNLTSLALTNPPLCNGQACLASGNNSLTPSQAAQVPTVANDGSSVPPVPASLAGDYFYDELQLAMLEDQYRVTAPTRIFLKNTSSLLSTSFLNIGKTNIVVDSGAYLAIYVDGAIAIAANANIAAYIVATGEVRIAQNVTYEGSITSGTQIITEGSSTFDAIPVPDNIPGFCGIYKPVLLDHYRVSMSDNQGLTCQAKDMALTACANDTCDILFDQPSSLNLSPDNSSKQSWVTGENISFTGSTNIQFAKRTTGSATIGYNTADPSAPLRCYIGGKNVGLSGCKVVFAEAGFIFKNESDNNTTIPTQLSGKPSNTGFNAKALAIQAVKTNTATGACEAAFPVGAEVALDLAYTCSAGVSCSDPVQLSNNNKVYAIEQSYKSVPLQFDDESKAKIIINYPDAAQLSLNAKTNLILDPITNLSVNLTGSSNEYVVKPFGLAMNLPNDGFATDAAGSLFKLTGETFDLKMNAVQWRAGQDNNNDGYPDNYSDITNNPIAKHFINEQPSVTAQLKLPTAGASGTLAVVNTVAFKDTGSLSESISQYSYDQVGIIDLIAGLNDSDYFGAGDVKGELYNVGRFAPSQFKITGVQAAAQCTDYGSNLTYLEQPFELGFTVQALNQNNQLMSNYRAGFDKSVVQVNAENNEAGNYVPASSFVSRLINLGENNWGDTSDGQWQMNQSNVTLKRLGVDQPDGPFAMVNLMATLTNIERATLIDANDSPNTQVTCSTNCNSVRLNSVPIEFRFGRLVLGNNAGSDLDRLLIPMESQYWDGNGFVVNSNDNCSVFQHPKLSQVLPVSPVLTYEYGNGAAGKLEAGGYPVNNGIYAKPNGSGTFTLEYNTYDWLKWDWQGDQSQLNPYAILQFGHFRGNDRVIYWRETRE, encoded by the coding sequence ATGATAAAAAATACTCTCGTACTCATATGCTTAGCCGCGCTTTTATTTAGCAATAACGCTAATGCTGCAGCACCTAAGATTGAAGGGCGCTTTATTGAGTTGCAAAATACCTATACATCACCAGTATGGACAAAAATTAATTTTCAACAGCAATATATAACTCCTCCAGCTGTTTTTATGCTTTCAACTAACCAAGGTGGTAATCCTGCAATTATTCGGGTTAAAAATATCACGACTACCGGGTTTGAAGCACTCCCTTTGGAGCCTTCCGGTGAGGATGGTGCGCATATTAATATGGGCGCACATTATTTAGCGGTAGAATATGGGGTTCATGAATTCCCTGATGGCACTATTATGGAAGTAGGAAGCACCGATTTACATCTAGAGGTGCAATATGGTGCCAAATCTGGTTTTTCTCCATTTACTCCAAAGGGCTATAAGTCGCTTGCTTTTGCCCATTCGTTTACCCAGCGGCCAAATTTATTTCATTCATTACAAACGCTTAATAGTTTAGATAGTAACCCTCCTGCACAAGCTTTAGTGCCCTTTTTAACTATTGCGATAGAAACAGCCTCGTTATCGGCAAGCGGAGTAAATATTGCGTTAGAAGCTTCTGAAACGGCATTTGGTATAATTAAAAGCGAAAAAGTAGCATATTTAGCAGTAGAGCCCGGGGCTAGTCGCTCATTCACAGATGATAATGATGTGGAGGTTATTTGGGAGAGCTTTTTTACTGGCTTTGCAGTAAGTGGTTGGAACGATGGATGTAATTATTTTAATTTCACTAATCGTTATTCGCAATCGCCTTTAGTTGTTGCAAGTAAAAACTCGCGTGTAGGAGACGATGGTGGCTGGTTACGAAGTTGTAATTTAAAAGCTAAGCGAGTCGGGCTGGTGGTCGATGAAGACCGAGATGGCGATAATGAGCGCTCTCATCCTAAAGAAGAAGTATCTATTTTAGCCATGACCAGTTCGTTTGTTTCTAGCGGCGAAATTTTAAGTTGTGACACTTTATTTCCAGGCGCGCTATCTACTTACAATGATGGTTTGGTGCAGTTAGTCCAAGGCGTTAAAGTAACAGACAATAACGCGCAATTTATTACGACTACTAATTTAACGTCTTTGGCGCTAACTAATCCACCGCTATGTAACGGTCAAGCTTGTTTAGCAAGTGGTAATAACTCTTTAACACCCAGCCAGGCAGCTCAAGTGCCTACAGTGGCTAACGATGGCAGCTCTGTGCCACCAGTGCCAGCCTCTTTAGCTGGGGATTATTTTTATGATGAGTTGCAGCTTGCCATGCTAGAGGATCAATACAGAGTAACGGCTCCTACGCGTATTTTTTTAAAAAACACAAGTTCGTTACTCTCTACCTCATTTTTAAATATAGGTAAAACCAATATAGTAGTTGATTCGGGGGCGTATCTTGCTATTTATGTTGATGGTGCGATTGCGATTGCCGCCAATGCCAATATAGCTGCTTATATTGTTGCTACCGGCGAGGTAAGAATAGCGCAAAATGTAACATACGAAGGCTCTATTACCTCAGGCACACAAATTATTACCGAGGGTAGTTCTACTTTTGATGCCATACCAGTACCAGATAATATTCCAGGCTTTTGTGGGATTTATAAGCCTGTATTGCTAGATCATTATAGAGTATCAATGAGTGATAACCAGGGACTGACTTGTCAAGCTAAAGACATGGCTTTAACCGCCTGTGCAAATGATACTTGCGATATTTTATTTGATCAGCCATCAAGCTTAAATTTATCACCAGATAATAGTAGCAAGCAAAGCTGGGTAACCGGTGAGAATATCAGCTTTACTGGTAGTACTAATATACAGTTTGCAAAACGTACCACTGGCAGTGCCACAATTGGTTATAACACTGCAGATCCATCTGCGCCGTTACGTTGTTATATTGGCGGTAAAAATGTTGGTTTAAGTGGCTGTAAAGTGGTGTTTGCGGAGGCGGGTTTTATTTTTAAAAATGAAAGCGATAACAATACAACAATTCCTACCCAACTATCAGGTAAACCTTCAAATACAGGATTTAATGCAAAAGCATTAGCAATTCAAGCTGTAAAAACGAATACCGCCACGGGGGCGTGTGAAGCGGCGTTTCCTGTGGGGGCAGAAGTTGCTTTAGATTTAGCCTATACCTGTAGCGCAGGGGTAAGTTGCTCTGATCCGGTGCAGCTTAGCAATAATAATAAAGTATACGCGATTGAACAAAGTTATAAATCAGTGCCATTACAGTTTGATGATGAGTCTAAAGCGAAAATAATAATAAATTACCCCGATGCAGCACAGCTTAGCCTTAATGCTAAAACTAATTTAATACTGGATCCGATTACTAACTTGTCGGTTAATTTAACCGGTAGCTCTAACGAGTATGTAGTAAAACCTTTTGGCTTGGCTATGAACTTACCCAATGATGGTTTTGCAACAGATGCCGCAGGTAGCTTGTTTAAACTAACAGGGGAGACATTTGATTTAAAAATGAATGCAGTGCAATGGCGTGCAGGTCAAGACAACAACAACGATGGTTACCCCGATAACTACAGTGATATTACTAACAATCCTATTGCTAAGCATTTTATTAATGAGCAACCTTCAGTAACAGCGCAATTAAAGCTGCCCACAGCAGGTGCTTCTGGAACACTTGCAGTCGTTAACACTGTTGCATTTAAAGATACCGGTAGTTTAAGTGAATCCATATCGCAATATAGTTATGACCAAGTTGGGATTATTGATTTAATAGCAGGGCTAAACGATAGCGATTACTTTGGTGCGGGTGATGTTAAAGGCGAGCTTTATAATGTGGGCCGTTTTGCGCCATCGCAATTTAAAATAACAGGAGTGCAAGCTGCGGCGCAGTGTACTGATTATGGGAGTAATTTAACCTACCTTGAACAGCCATTTGAACTTGGCTTTACAGTGCAAGCACTAAACCAAAATAATCAGCTAATGAGTAATTACAGGGCTGGGTTTGATAAGTCGGTAGTGCAAGTTAATGCTGAAAATAATGAAGCGGGTAATTACGTGCCAGCAAGTAGCTTTGTCAGCCGCCTAATTAATTTAGGTGAAAACAATTGGGGCGATACCAGTGATGGGCAATGGCAGATGAATCAAAGCAATGTCACCTTAAAAAGGCTAGGAGTTGATCAGCCTGATGGCCCATTTGCTATGGTTAATTTAATGGCCACACTTACAAATATTGAGCGCGCTACATTAATCGATGCCAACGACAGCCCTAATACACAAGTAACCTGTAGCACTAATTGCAACAGCGTACGACTAAATAGTGTGCCTATTGAGTTTAGGTTTGGCCGCTTAGTGTTAGGTAATAATGCAGGCTCAGATTTAGATCGATTACTTATCCCCATGGAATCTCAATATTGGGATGGCAATGGGTTTGTAGTAAACAGCAACGATAACTGTAGTGTATTTCAACATCCTAAATTAAGCCAAGTATTGCCAGTTAGCCCAGTATTAACATATGAGTATGGTAATGGTGCCGCAGGGAAGTTAGAGGCGGGAGGGTATCCGGTAAATAACGGTATTTATGCAAAGCCTAATGGCTCAGGAACATTTACTTTAGAATATAATACCTATGACTGGCTAAAATGGGATTGGCAAGGTGACCAATCTCAGCTAAATCCTTATGCTATTTTACAATTTGGCCACTTTCGAGGGAATGATCGGGTTATTTACTGGCGTGAAACACGTGAATAG